A stretch of Telopea speciosissima isolate NSW1024214 ecotype Mountain lineage chromosome 11, Tspe_v1, whole genome shotgun sequence DNA encodes these proteins:
- the LOC122644946 gene encoding zinc finger protein GIS3-like yields the protein MMQNGSTVALGSSNCPEPSEPNSTVMPSINNEKETQHVLDWNHPCSYCSKIFSTPQALGGHQNAHRREKAEERWKRRMANRNRSSSHSITDLSVNFHGGDSVSEHSTTVMSKPMFQYEPPTGFQYLHNFAPGYGPIPSMQVHGLMLQPGFVGGQIPILGNPYYYPYPPPIEGILWHPQPHELNLLREEEPKLLVEEDASSTGSVDLTLKL from the coding sequence ATGATGCAGAACGGATCTACTGTTGCTTTAGGGTCAAGTAATTGCCCAGAGCCATCTGAGCCAAACTCAACTGTCATGCCAAGTATAAACAATGAGAAAGAAACTCAGCATGTGTTGGACTGGAATCATCCATGCAGCTATTGCTCCAAGATTTTCTCAACTCCACAAGCTTTAGGTGGCCATCAGAATGCTCATCGAAGAGAGAAAGCTGAAGAAAGATGGAAACGTCGCATGGCAAATAGAAATCGCTCTAGTTCCCACTCAATAACCGATCTTTCGGTAAATTTTCATGGTGGAGATTCGGTATCCGAGCATTCAACTACCGTCATGTCCAAGCCAATGTTCCAATATGAACCTCCAACTGGGTTCCAATATTTGCATAATTTTGCACCTGGTTATGGACCCATTCCTTCGATGCAAGTGCATGGTTTAATGCTTCAGCCTGGGTTTGTTGGAGGCCAAATTCCAATACTTGGAAATCCGTATTACTACCCATATCCACCACCAATAGAGGGTATTCTATGGCACCCACAACCTCATGAGTTGAATCTTCTACGAGAAGAAGAGCCAAAGTTGTTGGTTGAAGAAGATGCGAGTTCAACTGGAAGTGTGGATCTAACTTTGAAGTTGTAA